The nucleotide window TCACCATCCAAGTGTTTGGCGCGTTCTCTATTTATTACAATAAAAAACTGAAATGGTGAGGCGAGTTTATAAGCATTTTCAATTTCGCTGCTAGGCATCGAAACAGAACCGCGTTGGTGCGTATAGCCACGTTTGGTATCTGGTGGCAGCAGATAGTGTCCTATTTTTCGTCGTTTTTTGTACAGATCTAAAGCATCACTGCTACCACCTTGTACAACAAAGTCCTTAATTACTCTGTAAAATTGAGTGCCATTAAAATATTTACGTTTTGTGAGGTAGATAAAATTAGAACGATGAAATTTGGTTTTATCGTAAAGCAGTATATCAAAAGAACCAAAGTCTGTCGTGACTCTCACCTTATTTTCTTTATGTTCTTTGTCGTACTCTAAGAAGAACTCCATGGCATTGGCATCGGTAAGTACAGGAAATTCTGATGACTTTTTTGCTTTCTTTTTTGTTATTGGCTTCGCTTTAGTAGTTATGGTATCTTTTACAACCGTAGTGTTAGAATTTTTTGAAGTTTGTTTATCTTCACAGTTCCATAAAAAAAGAACGATTATAAACAGTAATTGAAATCTCATAAATGCACTTTAATACGTTTTCTAAATCTGTAGTAAAAATAAAACATCTAGAGCTTTTTGGCGAACAATCGCATGCCAAAATGTCTCCACCTTACCGATTAGAATTGGCCGAGCATATGAAAGCGAAAGCCAAAACAGCTAAGACAGCAGGTGTAATGGCTTTGTTTTACCCAGATCTAAAAGCAGAGACTAATTTGGTGTTAATTCTTAGAAAAACATACAAAGGAGTACATTCTAACCAAGTTGGTTTTCCTGGTGGTAAGTATGAGGAAGGCGATGATAATTTAATGGTAACAGCACTGCGAGAAACAGAAGAAGAGGTTGGTGTGCCAATGGATACAATAAATGTAATTAAGACCATTTCTCCCTTGTACATTCCGCCTAGTAATTTTATGGTGCATCCTTATTTAGGGCTTTTGAATGCTACACCAAAATTCGTAAAACAAGATGACGAAGTAGAGGATATTCTCCAAGTACGGTTACAAGATTTTCTAGATGAACGTAACGTAATAACCACCAATGTACCCACCTCCTTAAACGTTAGGGTAGATGTACCAGCATTTAATTTAAACGGCCATATTGTTTGGGGAGCAACAGCTATGATGCTAGGTGAAATCAAAGACTTGTTAAAACAGGTTTTATAAGTTGTCTTATTTGTTACTTTTGCATGAACGAACATAACGGTAAGATACTTTAATCAAATATTTTATTGTCAGTTTGCGTGGTTTTGTTTCCAAAATAGATTGGAAACAAAATTGAATCGAGAACTTGTTAGATAAAATTCTTTTTCTCGATACATATTTTGCTCAGGTTCAATCGTAAAATACACCCGAAATGACGAATTTCATTAAAGCCTCGTTAAAAAATAAAAATTTATAATGGGATTATTCAAAAAAAATCCTTTTGGTCATATACTTTGGGTAAAAAAATGGTTAATCAGAATCTTAGGCCTTTTAACGCATAGACGTTTTAGAGGTTTTAACGAGTTACAGATTGAAGGTTCTGAAATTATAAAAAACTTACCAGATACCAATGTGCTATTTATATCTAACCATCAAACATACTTTGCAGATGTTATAGCTATGTTTCATGTGTTTAATGCCAGTCTTAGTGGACGATTAGATAATATTAAAAATGTTGGTTATTTATGGAATCCTAAGCTAAATATGTATTATGTTGCTGCTAAGGAAACTATGAAATCGGGACTTATACCTAAGATTTTTGCATACACTGGTTCTATAAGCATTGAAAGAACATGGAGATCTAAAGGGCAAGATGTAAATCGCCAAGTAAAGATGAGCGATATCACCAATATTAAAAAAGCGCTTGATGATGGTTGGGTGGTTACGTTTCCGCAAGGGACCACGACACCTTTTAAACCCATTAGAAAGGGTACAGCTCATATTATAAAAACATACAAACCTTTAGTTGTGCCTATTGTTATTGATGGTTTTAGACGCTCTTTTGATAAAAAGGGATTACGCATTAAGAAGAAGAATATCTATCAATCTTTTGAAATTAAACAACCTCTAGAAATAGATTATGACAACGAATCTATTGCAGATATCGTAGAAAAAATTGAATATGCTATTGAGCAGCATCCTTCGTTTCTAAAGGTAATTCCGCAAGAAGAATTAGAGGAAAAAGAGCGCTTAAACAAAGAGCTTAGGGATTGGTAGATTTAGTAAACAGTAGACAGTAGACAGTAGACAGTAGACAGTAGACAGTAGACAGTAGACAGTAGACAGTAGACAGTAGACAGTAGGCAGTGGATACTTAAGCTTGTTTATGCAATACTTGTCTAACAAGTCTAAAACTCTAATAATCTAAACTTCCAGCTTTTTTAACTCATTGTAGTTTCTGTTAAGGCGTTTTAATAGAATACCATAGATAAGCTTATAAAACAGCCATATAATAACTAAGAAAACGGCTGTTATCAATATTGTTATTACTACTAAAATTGACATTTGAGTTGCGTCAAAAGCAGCTACCTGATCATGAAAATCTGAGTTTTGATTGAATTCAAAATAAAGCGAAAGTGGTATAGAAATAAAGATCATAACAAGATTATACAATACGTAGTACTTAATGACTTTTCTTGTTCTAAGAATACTCTCCATTAATTTTTTGGCATTATCTGTAGTAGATATGGACTTATGCGATTTGTAAAGTAGATATACAAATAATGCAACCACCGCAAACCCAAAAATAGTTAATCCTGTAAAAAGAGGGTTTTCATAGCTGGCTTCTAATTTTGCTCGCATTTTGTCTGAAAAGAAATACGGAACGTAACTAACAAGGATCCAAAAAATAAGCTCAGCAACACTAATGTGAAACAAGGTTTTTACAATAGATGATGATTTTTTGTGCAACATTGGGTAGATATCAGAATCTGAATAGTTTTTAAACTCATCACTTCCTTTGTTCCAATCCTTCTTTAATAATTCTAATTCATCCATAAGTTTACGGATTTAATATTGTTCTTAATTTCTTTTTTACACGGTTCATTTTTACGCGTGCATTAACTTCGGTTATACCAAGGGTTTCACTTATTTCCCTGTAATCTTTATCTTCTAAGTATAAAAAAACTAAGGCTTTTTCAATGTCATTTAGTTGTTGTACGGCTTCATACATTAACTTTAATTGTTGTTCTTCTGTATCGTCGTACTCCTCAGCTTTTATCTTAAACTTAACGTTATCAAACTCTTGTGTTTTAATTCTCCGTTTCGATTTTCTATACAACGTAATCGCTGTATTTAATCCCACACGGTACATCCATGTACTAAATTTTGAGTCGCCTCTAAACTTAGGATAGGCTTTCCACAATTGTATAGTGATTTCCTGAAACAAATCGTTGTGCGCATCAGCATTGTTGGTATACAAACGGCATACCTTATGCACAATGTTTTGATGCTTTTGCAACTGCTCTACAAAACTATGTTCTAGCTCTTTGTTCAATTAATCGTTTTGGTTAGTTAACTATAAGTAGCTCAATTTTAATTATTGTTACACAAATATTAATAAAGTATCATTTACGTACCTTAAACCGTATCTTTGTGAGTGTCCTTTAACCTCTGTTTTTTATGAATATACCTGAGTCTAATTTACCAAGAATTGTCATTGTTGGTGGTGGTTTTGCTGGCATAAATTTAGCAAAAACCTTAGCGAATAAAAAGTTACAGGTTGTGCTTATAGATAAGCATAACTATCATACATTTCAACCACTTTTATATCAAGTGTCTAGTTCTGGATTGGAGCCAGACTCTATAGCTTATCCTTTGAGGAAAATTATAAAAAAGCACAAGACCTCATTTTTTAGATTGGCTGAGGTAAATGAAATACAGCCAGAACAAAAAAATATTAAAACCAGTATTGGAGATTTAACTTTTGATTACTTAGTGTTGGCAACGGGAACAAAAACCAATTTTTTTGGAAACAACGAGATTGAAAACAACAGTATGCCAATGAAAACAGTGCCTCAGGCATTAAATATTAGAAGCTTAATTCTTCAAAATTTTGAAAAAGCTGCTATTGCAAATACTAAAGAAGAGCGTGAAGCCTATCTTAATTTTGTAATTGTAGGTGGCGGACCAACAGGTGTAGAACTGGCTGGTGCCATTGCAGAATTAAAGAATAATATTTTGCCAAGAGATTATCATGATCTTAATGCTAATGATATGCATATTCATTTGCTTGAAGGCTCAACAAGAGTATTACCTCCAATGAGTAAGCACGCTTCCGAAAAGGCAGAAAAGTTCTTAAAAACTTTAGGTGTCAACGTGCATTGCAATACGCAAGTTACAGATTATGATGGGTTAGAGGTATCGACAAACACAGATTTACAATTACAATCTGAAACTTTGATATGGGCAGCTGGTGTCACTGGTGCTCCAGTCAATGGTTTAAATGCTTCTGCTTTGGTAGAACGTGCCAACAGATACAAGGTTAACGAATTTAATCAAGTTGAAGGTTATGACAATATTTTTGCCATTGGAGATATAGCACAAATGACTTCTGAAGATTACCCTAAAGGCCATCCACAAGTAGCACAACCAGCTATACAGCAAGGCATTTTGTTAGGGAAAAATCTACTGAGATTAATTAATAATAAGCCAATGAAATCCTTTGTTTACAACGATAAAGGGTCCATGGCCACAATTGGTAGAAATAAAGCTGTTGTAGATTTAAAAGCCTTTAAATTTGGTGGTTTTTTCGCATGGTTCATTTGGATGTTTGTACATCTTATGTCTTTAGTAGGTTTTAGAAATAGAGTCATTGTATTCTTCAACTGGACGTATAACTACATTAATTTTGACAAAGCAGCAAGACTCATCATTAGACCGTTTAAGAGGTAGAGTTTAAACCGTTTTTATCTTAATAAAATTTGTCAGTTCGAGTGATTCTGAGGTACGAGGAATCGTATCGAGAACTTTTTTAATTGATATAATTCTAATTCTCGATAATTCTGCTGATGAGCTACGTCGAAGTACAAATTTTTCTCATTTCAATCGAAAAATCCACTCGAATTGACGCATCAATTAAAACATATTTTTAAAATACTAAAGTCGTGAGTCTTAACTCCTTTTCAACTTTAAAATTCCTATCACAATAAAAAACTGCGCCAATGCATAAATTAGCATAATACTTATGTTAGAAAAGGGTAGTGGCTCATAGAATTTGTTCAATGCTAAAATGCTATCAGAAATCATAAAGAAAATAGCACCAACAAAAACCAGATTGTAACTGAGGTTGTTTACCTTGCCTTTTCTCATAAATGCTGTGGTTGCCATGCTCAAAATTACAACCATATAGACAATTACAGGAATAAGCATTTCTCCCAAACCATCTTTTAACAAATAGAATAGTCCTGAAGCATAAGCTAATAGCAGTATCACAAAGCCTATAATTGGCTTTTGGTTATTTCTATGTTTTAAAAATACAAGGATGTACATTACATGTGCTAACAAAAAAGCAACTAGCCCAATGGTAAAAAAGTGTGGTGATTGATCTACAAACATTAATAGAATATCACCCAAAACCGAAAATCCTAATGCCAAAAGCGTAATCCGTTTTATAGATTTTGAAATGCTTCCAGACGTTTTGATAAATAGGAACATTAAGCTGAAGACTATAGCAGGTTTAGCTATATAATGTACTATTTCTAAGGTTCTTGTACTTCCTGTTATAATTTCAAAAAGTACAATTATGGAGTATAGAATACTAAATTGTTTCTCAGTGTTGGTTAGTTTCATGACTTTGAAATTAATTAAAAATATTCAATTCGTCCTTTAAAAATTACAACTCAGTAACATAGAATTTAGTAATAGATCATAATGATTGAAGTTTGTCACATCAAAACAAGATAAATCAAATCAGTCATACTGAACTAAATTCAGCACAAGAAAAATGAACAAATTAATTACACTAATAGTTTTATGTCTCATTAACCTAAGCTTTGCTCAGACCACGATCTCAGGAAAGGTATTGGATAACAAAAAACGACCTATTGAGGGAGCAAATATTTATCTCGACGGAACTTATGATGGTGCAACCTCTAACGTAGATGGGCAATTTTCATTTACGACCGAAGAAACCGGAACGCAAGCTTTGGTGATTTCTTTTTTATCGTATGAAACAAAAACCATTGTGAATGATGTTTCAAATTTTAATAATGTATCTGTTGTTTTAAGAGAAGATGTAGAATCGTTAGATACGGTAGTTTTGAGTGCAGGTACTTTTGAAGCTAATGACAATAGTAAAGTCTCGGTATTAAAACCACTAGATGTGGTAACTACAGCTAGTGCTCTTGGTGATTTTGTCGGTGCATTACAAACGCTTCCTGGTACTTCTAACAATGCAGAAGATGGTCGTTTGTTTGTGCGAGGAGGTGATGCCAACGAAACCCAGATTTTTATCGATGGTATACGTGTGTTTACACCATTTACTCCTACTACCAACAATCTACCTGCTCGCGGACGCTACTCGCCATTTTTATTTGATGGTATAACCTTCTCAACAGGTGGCTATTCTGCTGAGTACGGCCAAGCTTTATCTAGTGTATTGTTGTTAAATACAATAGACGAACCCGACCAAGAAAAAACCGATATTGGCATTATGAGTGTTGGTGCTACGCTAGGAAATACACAAAAATGGGAAAAGTCTTCATTAAGCTTTAATGCATCATACATTAATCTTGCACCATATTTTGAAATCTTTGATAACAGAAACACATTTCAGAAGCCATTCCAGGCAGCTCAAGGCGAAATGGTATTTAGAAGAAAATTAAACAATGGTCTTTTTAAATTCTACTCTGCTTTTGATACAACAGATTTTGAATTGACACAACAAGATATCAATTTTGAGGACGGCTTAAACTTTAGCTTAAACAACAGAAATTTTTACCTTAATTCCTCATACAAAGGTGTTCTAGGAAATAGTTGGTCAATACAAACTGGATTGAGTTTTACGCATGATGATTCTAAGAATGGTATCGAGACTATTGCTATTAATAGCTTTGAGAATTCAGCACATTTAAAGCTAAAATTAAAAAAACGATTTAGCAGTCGTTTTAAAGTGAGTTTTGGTGCCGAACAGTTCATAACTGGCTATAACGAAAATTTTAAAGACGATTCCTTTAATGTGTCTTATGGTTTTGAGAATAATATAACTGCAGGCTTTGCCGAGGCTGATGTAATTTTTTCTAAAAAATTAGCATTAAAAGCAGGTATACGAGCAGATTACAGTTCAGTTTTTAATGACACTGAATTAGGTCCGAGAGCAGCTTTGGCATACAAAAGTTCTAAGAATGGACAGTTTTCTGTAGCCTATGGTA belongs to Winogradskyella sp. J14-2 and includes:
- a CDS encoding NUDIX hydrolase; this translates as MHFNTFSKSVVKIKHLELFGEQSHAKMSPPYRLELAEHMKAKAKTAKTAGVMALFYPDLKAETNLVLILRKTYKGVHSNQVGFPGGKYEEGDDNLMVTALRETEEEVGVPMDTINVIKTISPLYIPPSNFMVHPYLGLLNATPKFVKQDDEVEDILQVRLQDFLDERNVITTNVPTSLNVRVDVPAFNLNGHIVWGATAMMLGEIKDLLKQVL
- a CDS encoding RNA polymerase sigma factor, yielding MNKELEHSFVEQLQKHQNIVHKVCRLYTNNADAHNDLFQEITIQLWKAYPKFRGDSKFSTWMYRVGLNTAITLYRKSKRRIKTQEFDNVKFKIKAEEYDDTEEQQLKLMYEAVQQLNDIEKALVFLYLEDKDYREISETLGITEVNARVKMNRVKKKLRTILNP
- a CDS encoding lysoplasmalogenase, translating into MKLTNTEKQFSILYSIIVLFEIITGSTRTLEIVHYIAKPAIVFSLMFLFIKTSGSISKSIKRITLLALGFSVLGDILLMFVDQSPHFFTIGLVAFLLAHVMYILVFLKHRNNQKPIIGFVILLLAYASGLFYLLKDGLGEMLIPVIVYMVVILSMATTAFMRKGKVNNLSYNLVFVGAIFFMISDSILALNKFYEPLPFSNISIMLIYALAQFFIVIGILKLKRS
- a CDS encoding lysophospholipid acyltransferase family protein, producing the protein MGLFKKNPFGHILWVKKWLIRILGLLTHRRFRGFNELQIEGSEIIKNLPDTNVLFISNHQTYFADVIAMFHVFNASLSGRLDNIKNVGYLWNPKLNMYYVAAKETMKSGLIPKIFAYTGSISIERTWRSKGQDVNRQVKMSDITNIKKALDDGWVVTFPQGTTTPFKPIRKGTAHIIKTYKPLVVPIVIDGFRRSFDKKGLRIKKKNIYQSFEIKQPLEIDYDNESIADIVEKIEYAIEQHPSFLKVIPQEELEEKERLNKELRDW
- a CDS encoding TonB-dependent receptor, producing MNKLITLIVLCLINLSFAQTTISGKVLDNKKRPIEGANIYLDGTYDGATSNVDGQFSFTTEETGTQALVISFLSYETKTIVNDVSNFNNVSVVLREDVESLDTVVLSAGTFEANDNSKVSVLKPLDVVTTASALGDFVGALQTLPGTSNNAEDGRLFVRGGDANETQIFIDGIRVFTPFTPTTNNLPARGRYSPFLFDGITFSTGGYSAEYGQALSSVLLLNTIDEPDQEKTDIGIMSVGATLGNTQKWEKSSLSFNASYINLAPYFEIFDNRNTFQKPFQAAQGEMVFRRKLNNGLFKFYSAFDTTDFELTQQDINFEDGLNFSLNNRNFYLNSSYKGVLGNSWSIQTGLSFTHDDSKNGIETIAINSFENSAHLKLKLKKRFSSRFKVSFGAEQFITGYNENFKDDSFNVSYGFENNITAGFAEADVIFSKKLALKAGIRADYSSVFNDTELGPRAALAYKSSKNGQFSVAYGNFFQNPSNNILRFEQDLEAQKTTQYILNYQYVNNGKIFRAEAYRKDYDNLVKFDSDFTNLNNDLNNTINTNFNTSGNGYAQGVDLFWRDNTSVKNLDYWLSYSYLDTERNHQNFPVAAQPNFASNHNFSVVGKYWIDSWKSQLGIDYTFASGRPYNNPNTDEFLAERTKPFNSISLNWAYLIDQQKILYFSVNNVLGFRNINGYQYSNTPNVNGQFNRMAFRPATDQFFFIGFFWTISEDGSDNQLDNL
- a CDS encoding NAD(P)/FAD-dependent oxidoreductase; its protein translation is MNIPESNLPRIVIVGGGFAGINLAKTLANKKLQVVLIDKHNYHTFQPLLYQVSSSGLEPDSIAYPLRKIIKKHKTSFFRLAEVNEIQPEQKNIKTSIGDLTFDYLVLATGTKTNFFGNNEIENNSMPMKTVPQALNIRSLILQNFEKAAIANTKEEREAYLNFVIVGGGPTGVELAGAIAELKNNILPRDYHDLNANDMHIHLLEGSTRVLPPMSKHASEKAEKFLKTLGVNVHCNTQVTDYDGLEVSTNTDLQLQSETLIWAAGVTGAPVNGLNASALVERANRYKVNEFNQVEGYDNIFAIGDIAQMTSEDYPKGHPQVAQPAIQQGILLGKNLLRLINNKPMKSFVYNDKGSMATIGRNKAVVDLKAFKFGGFFAWFIWMFVHLMSLVGFRNRVIVFFNWTYNYINFDKAARLIIRPFKR
- a CDS encoding peptidylprolyl isomerase produces the protein MRFQLLFIIVLFLWNCEDKQTSKNSNTTVVKDTITTKAKPITKKKAKKSSEFPVLTDANAMEFFLEYDKEHKENKVRVTTDFGSFDILLYDKTKFHRSNFIYLTKRKYFNGTQFYRVIKDFVVQGGSSDALDLYKKRRKIGHYLLPPDTKRGYTHQRGSVSMPSSEIENAYKLASPFQFFIVINRERAKHLDGDYTVFGEVIRGMDVVDKINAVKTDEGDWPLKNVYIKKVEIIE